ATGCTCACCCAGGATGTGATTGGTAAAGAAGGCAGCGCCAGGGAAGGCAACGGAGGGGCATAGATATTGGTGAGGTTCAATTCCTTAAACTTCTTTCCAATCAAGCTCAGAGCTTTGTCCACGTGATGCTGGGAGCCTACGAGTATGAGGATAGGGTAAGAAAAAAGTCACACCAAACACCTCCCTCTTTCAGAGGTCAAGAGCATCTTTATGGAAATGCTACTCTTTCAAAACGGCTTTCAAAATTCTCTAACCCCTATCTTTTAAAAGCGACACTTTGCCATTCTACCCACACTTTGAACACAAGAGGCCAGCAGGTGACAAAGTGCCATCCTGCCTCTATCAGTAGGCTCTTCACTCTGCGTGGTGATAGGCATCGAGACCCAGCACCTAGGCCAGAGAGCTGACCCTAAGATAGAGAAGACATGCAGCATTCTCTCCACCTGTCCAGAGCCTGGCCATCTGGACCTCTGCACTTCTGTATACTTACCTTTCAGCTAAGAAAGTGAAAGCCCTGCACTGACCTTCGATATGGCAGATCTGGATGTTCTGGGTGTAAGGCAGTGTGGAGATGTAGATCTTCGCACCAGACGTCTGCTTCAGAAAACTCACGTAGCGGCCCTGCTTGCCAATCAGCCGGCCCACCAAGTGCTgccaggagggaaaagaaagcgaGAGGTCTAATAGGAAACCAATCCCCACATCCCAAAGACCTACTTTTGCTTCCCACAAGGTCAAGCTCAAACGATATTGTTACTGTGTCAGCATTCATTTGCTAGCACTGAGGTTTTAGGATCCCTAAAACAAGTAACTTCACTACCCAGAGAGATGCAGCGGGATGGGGGAGTCTAACGCATTATCTCCCACCTCCCATTCCATCCTCACGATGAGGCCCACACTAGAAAAAGCTGCAAAGGTAGCAGCTCTGCATCCACACACACCCTGAGCAGCTTCACCAGCAATGACTGCTCCAAGCCTACTTGTGCCCAAGGGTAAGGGGCGGGCATGAAAATGAACACGGCCAAGGGAATGCAGGCTGGAGACTCTGGAGCACAAGGCGCACACAAGTGCCCAGTGAGCTAGAGTTCACAACAGATAGGAAAAGCCAAACAGCTGTGATGTAACACCAGCTCTGAAACAATCCCAGGTGACCCTGGCCCCACAGGGTAGGAGGCACTCAGTACCCCCTCACCTAGAGCCTGGCTTGGGTGACCTCTGCAACCACTGAGGATAAGACTCCTCACAAGGCTACCAAGGGAGGGAACGCCACAGAAGccagcagctcaggggcagcacagcCTTCCTGACCCAGATCTCAGGCCAAGCCAGGTCTCTCCCACAGCTcacagcccacagcccacagcccacagccAAAGGGCCTAGGAGAAACTACCAGTCCTTTCAAGCTGCAGAGATAACCATGAAGGTTTTAAGTTAGAACAGCAAAGGGCTAGGAACTGGAGACCAGTGAGAGGGACATACACAACCAACAGTCAAAATCACATCTCCAAAGAAGAACGTCAGAGCAAAATCGTTAAATAATTAAAAGTTATTAACCAAAACAACACAATCTCAGTTTTGTTTAAAAACCACAGGATGCCAAgatgagaaggaaataaaagtcttTACAGTCACTCTCAGGGGTAGAATTAgaatgcctttttattttctttgttgtattTCTACGGTTTTCGAGTTCTCTAAAGCTGTTTATGCTTGGTTCAGTTATAACATGCTAGACTGGGGCACAGGGGGTTCGTCTGCCCAGCCCTCAGTCTGGCTTTTGCCATTTACAAATGACCAGGGCAGGGCCGTGAGTTAGAAGAAGACAAGGACCACAAGCTCTTGAAGGCAGCTGGAGGAACCCACCACCAGCTCACCTTTGCACTAaagtgtctctctctcacacacacgcacgcacacatgcacacacatgttccTGGCTCACTGGGGGCTTCTCATGCACACTGCCCACTCTACTCCCTCCTCAaagtcccaggggctgggaatgtggcttagtggtagaatgtttgtctagtatgcatgaagtcctgggtttgattcctcagtaccacataaacagaaaacgccagaagtggtgctagccttgaacaaaagaaccacagggacagtgctcaggccctgaattcaagtcctacgactggccaaaaaaaaaaaaaaaaaaaaggtctgacaGCCCTGTACAAGGGAAGTTTGAGCTCACGGCAGAATCCGACCTGCGGggctgctgttttcttacctttggcaCCTCGATCTCCCAGATGATGAGGTCTACCTTCTTAGGGTTGGAGTCTGCCTGGGCATTTTGGAGTCTGTCAGACTTCTTGAGCCCACACCCACTATCCACCGAATCCATGCTGTTCCTGTCAGAACCTGCAGGGGAGGAAGCGGCACGCGCACACAGACCCAGCTCAGAGCCTTCAATACCCGTAGCTCCTCAAACTCCAGTCACAGGAGGAAGGAGGCCCACCTCACACCCCCTCCTCACAATGGGCAGTCTAGAAAGCTAGAAAAAAACCAATGAAAGGAGGCCTGGGGTACCCATCCACCTAATTTTAGCCTGTCACTTACGGTCCCACTTGCTTATTTGGCAGCCGCACCCAGCCACAGCTGCTGGAGCAGACACACAAGTGGGAAGAGCCAGACTGCGTGCCCAGGGAGGGGACTCCACGGGGCTGGAGGTGGGTGGGAGATCGCCCACAGGTCTGCACGGTCCCAGGACACTGTCACCACTCTCCTATCTTTCCACATCTCCTAGCCCTTCAGATCCATGGTCATCCGTTCCCAAGCTCTGACTCTTGGGTGATGAGAGCAACACAGCCCTCACTACCTGAGGGCCTTGTTTCCATCTCTCTGCCAGATGTGGACAAAAAGAAGGCAGACATTTCCCTGTGCTTAGGCTGAGCCTGTGCAGCTCTGAATACTATTTGGAATTGGCTCAAATTCCCCCTGGTCTGAAGACTGAGCAAACACTCATTTCTAAGAGGATGAGGGAGCAGGACTCCGGTACCAACTTGAGCTGCTTTACTCTTGCCCAAGGCATGCCAAAGGGACCACTGCAAAAAACAGTCCCAGAGCAGCTTAAGAGAAGTGGATCTAGCTTAAACATGGATGACTAACTGGCCAGAAATAGATCACTCCTGAGAGTCAACTAATTAGGTCATTTTTACATGGTCTTCCCAAACCCTGGGCATAATCCTTCACCAAGCAATCCATGTACTGTCTAGACACAAAGTACTAAGACTTAAAGGGACTCTACTTCCAGCTAAGAGTCACCTTCAAAGTGACCTCCCTTAACACTGGGAGTGGGAGTCTTGGAATAGGGTCCATGGCCAGACTGCTGGAAACATATCAGGCTGGGGTAGGCAGGTGGGGGCTCTCCAATTCACAGGCCCTATTCTGTTCAACAGAATGGGAACAGTCAGTATTTGTACTCTAGTGGTACCCAGGAGAGGCCCAGAACCACACCAGGCCTTTAGCAGGCTACATTCACAAGCCAGTTACCAGTTCTCTCAGCTGGGCAGTCTTCATACCCCTCAGTTTCAACGTCCTCACACACCAAGCAGGGAGACTAACATGACACTAGCCCAGTGCCTAGTACACACTAAGGGCTCACCGATTGGTGTCACCAAGCTTTTACTGATCAGCCATTCCTGAGCCTCTCGgtccatccttcccttcctttgatcttttttatttgtgtcagtcttgggacttgaactcaggacttaggcgctgtctctgagcttcttttgcttaaggttagtgctctaccacctgagccacagctccacttctggcttttttggtaatttagtggagacaagagtctcatagacttttctgctcaggctagcttcaaaccttgatccttagatctcagcctccagagtagccaggattacaggtgtgagccattggtgcctgacttCCTTTGGCCTTTTGAGACTGAGTATTGCTAGACAGCTGGCTTAGAACTTGCTACATAGCctcagttggcctcaaacttgcaccCAAGTGCTTGGATTCTCTAGCCTCTTTTTCTGCAGACCTAAACTAGAAGTCCTCAAAGCATCTGTGAAGTTTCTGCAGTCAATCCAGAGTTGGCATGGCAAAGCTGAAGGGCTTGTTAATTAAGGTTAAAGGCAAAcaggcaaagaaggaaaaggaaaaaaaaagaccacaaaaCTTTCTTTTCACCCATCTAATGAtggacttctttttaaaaaacatattaagaTCCCTGACATTAGTCAGGATAGACCCTATAGTATCTGTGGTCTTCCATCATCATGATTGGCAGCATCTGTTTTCTTTTAGAGGCCGTAAAACCCATTAGCAGTCTTAACCAACAGCACCTCAGGGTGGCAAAACACCCAAGGAAGCTTCCCTGATGGAGCTGGAAGTGAGAGGGACTGGCTCCAGGACCAACACGCAGAAGAGCCACGGGGGAGAGATCATGGCATCCTCCACGAGATAAATTACCCCAGGGAAGCTGCAAAAGCAGGGTCAGGAGCTGCTGACCTGTTAAGTTAGCAGGCTGAACTGTCTACGCTGGGGTCAGCACTCGAAAAACCCAGTGGACACTTCGTTACCAAAGTGCCCTCTCTCCTGGGGTGGAGCTGCAGCTGCACAGAGAGAAAATGGCTGAGGCTCTGCGGAGGAGGAGGTGACAGCAACAACCCAGGGCGGCTCAGCCTCCTGCCAGTGCTCAAAGCTGCGGCCGTCCATGGGGCACTTACCCTGGGAGAGCTTCTGGAGGAGGAGAGCAGGTGAAGACATGGGACAAGCACATGAGGAAAGGAAGTCAGCCATCAGGAAACACTTGCCCACCCCAGCTCTGGGGGGAGTAAAACTAAGGAGGCCTCTCGGTGAAAAGCCCAGGAAGAGGTTAGCATTCAACAGAAGAGGCTGCCCAGAGGAGCCAACTCTGAGCTGGTTCCTTCTAAAGGGCTGGGGGAGGCTCCCTGGCTGGTGAACCAAAGGATAGCCCCCTGAGGCTTTGGGGTCTCGGGGCAGCCTGACTCCCCAGGCTCTCTGCCCCAGCCACATCTGTAGGCAGTTGGGACAGAGCTGCAGGCACCATCACTTTGCTGTGGAAGTACAGAGGGAGGGGTGAGTGGGCCAGCCACCTTTCCCTAATGAGCAAAGGGAGACCCCCGACTCTCCAAGTGAGCACCCAAGGCCCTCCTACCTCCCGAGTGATCTCCTTCCGCGTCCATGGTCCATCCATCCTCAGCCCCCAAGTCTGATAACTCCCCCTTCAGCACCCCATTGCTGAAGGGCCCAGTACTGTCTGGCAGCGGCGGGCTGACGGTCTTGTCCCTGGAGCTCGAGTTGTTCTCTGTGCAACAGTCGTCAAGCCCTGAATCTGAGCACTGCCCAGGGGAGGCCGTGGAGGGAACACTCTGGCTGTTGTTGGACATGCAGGTGACACACGTGGCATCTCTTCCCAGGATGCTTGTCTCATCCACTGACTCTACTAAGGGGGCAGCTGGTGGGGGACAGGCTGCCAGGGAGATGGGGTGTGCGGAGTTCTTTGGCTTCCCCTCTTTGGTGGGGCTGGAGAGAGGGCTGCTCAGGCAGCTCACATAGGTCTTTGGCGGTGGCAGGTCCTCTGCTGGCTGGCCGGGCAAGGCCAGGGAAGGGTCTAGTGGACTGTTGGCTGTCCCTGCTGTGGCTGTAGCAGGCTTTGTAGCGTCTTGCCCCAGGAGAGTTTTCTGGCTGACTGAGgccctgctctcttcctcctgcccttGAGGTTTGGTGGTGGAAGCTTGATGGGCCTGGCCTGCCGTCTTGCCTTCTGTGGTAGCCAGCACCTCTTCAGTCGCTTCCAAGATCACTTGGGAGATGATCTGGAAGGCAGCCTTCTCAATCTGCTCATTTTTATCCAAGGTTTCTTCTTTGCCCACGTCTCCATCACAGACTTGGCCATCTCTGACCTGGGTGACCTGGGTCTCCTCCTCCGCCAACTCTGGGCGAGCCGACTCCACATTGCTCAGCGTCTTTCCTACACGCTCTTCCTTCTGCAGGGGCTTGCCCACTTGGTGcaagcccccacttcccttctctcccccacctcccaaggGGGCCAGGCCGAGGACCTTGCTGCTCTCCAGTTCTGGGACATACTCCTGGGATAACAGACCTTCTTCAAGCACGCTCTCTCCCCGCACTGCATCGCCAGTCCCCTCAGCCCTGCCCGTCTCTCTCGCCTTCTCCCCAGGGCCATGCTTCTCTGCAGGGACCACAGATTGGCTGGGCCAGCCATTCCCTGATGCCTTTCCCAATTCGGACTCTTGCTTGCCCACTTCAACCGCTTCATGGGGAAATGGCACATCCTTTGTGGGTGGGAGGGGATGCTCGGGAGGAACGGGTTTCACTTCATCACCCATCAGGGAGAGTTCCACCTTTGCACTGTCGTCTCTGAGCGTTCCTGGCTGCAATCTTGTGTCTATGGTGTTAGGAAGGCTGCTTGAGGATTCTGACCTGCGACAGACCATGTGCATCCGCAGCAAGGCTGAGGGCTCCACGGAAGGCACGCCTGCAGTGGACTGTTCCTTTTCTAGAGACTGTGGGACACTGGGGGGTGTAATCACAATGCCAGGAGAAGACTCTTCCATGGGGAGCCGTTCCTTGATGACAGGGCTAGCCTTCAGTGCTACGGCACTTGCCTCCGCCAACTTGTCACTGTTGctgacttgttctttttttcGAGAGAAAAACCACCACCAGCCAAGGATCACCAACATTCCAGGCAATGCCAAAGGTAAGAGTGTGCGGAAGTGGATTGCCATCCTAGAGATGTGAAGTAGTTACGCCTGGGGAGagtaggaggaaaaggaagatattATGAGAGCCAGGTAATAAGAGCACAGGCACTACACACTTGACATGATACATTACACCTTCAGATGGGCTTGAGTTTTGCTACAAAGACCACAAATATAAATAGAATTCTGTGATTCGTTCCAATATTCAAAAGAAgttgggctgggcaccagtggctcttgcctataatcctagctactcagtatgctgagatctgaggattgcggttcaaagccagcctagacaggaaagtctgtgagactctaatctccaattaaccaccccccaaagccaaaagtggagctgtggctcaaagtggtagaacagtagccttgagtgaaagagctcaaggacagcacccaggcccagagttcaggccccagaaccaacaacaacaaaaccattgGGTGATTTTGCCTCCACTCCTTTGAGTAGACTCACTGATGCTACCTGAAGCCAAGAATGGCTTTAGATTCAATGAGGCAATTTTACTCCTATCATCTGGTTTGGAATGGAATACTTGACTCAGTCCAACAACCACAGAATGAGTATCAAGGTTCTATTCTGTACTAAGCCTGGAATCCTCCAGTCCATGGATCCACAGGGAAGATGATTATACAGGCTAAGAAAAGGGGACATTCATACTACGTTTTCAGAGAGCTCTTGAAAACCTTGTGAGCATGGACCATCCCAGGCAGCAAAGCTTGCAAGACCCCTTCTGTACCAGTAGCTGGATGTAGTGAGGTACTTTCATCTTAACTGTtactatgtaggaggctgaagTTGAGGGGATTGTGGTTAGAGGCCAACTGGGAAAGAAAACTCTTTAAGATTCCATTCTCAAGAGAAAAGCTTGTTGTGGTAcaacatacctgtcatcccacaCCTTCCCATCCCAGATGAGAAGCCTCACAGGCAACTCACAGTCCAGGTACATGCTCAGGCAGAGACTCtattttgaaaacaacaacaacaaaaaagagttggaggcatggctcagtggcagagtgcctacctagcaagcatgaggtcccgAGTACAAACCCTAGTACCTacccactaaaaaagaaaagaaataagttattagggtgtggtggctcacacctgtaatcttacctactcagaaggcggagatccaaggatcacagttctaagacagcctgagcaggaaagtccatgagactcttatctccaattaaccactcaaaaagccaaaagtagagctgaggctcaaagtggtagaatgctagtcttaagcaaagcagctcagggacagacctaGGACCTGACTGGGTCCTGGTTAAGCACCAGGATtagcacacacgcacgcatgcgcgcacacacacacacacacacacacacacacacacacacacgttatttttttttttccgttttttttttttttttttttttttggccagtcctggccttggactcagggcctgagcactgtccctggctttttcccgctcaaggctagcactctgccacttgagccacagcgccgcttctggccgttttctgtatatgtggtgctggggaatcgaacctagggcctcgtgtatccgaggcaggcactcttgccactaggctatatccccagccccacacacacgTTATTGACCACTGTGTACACATTCATGCCCTCATAactccataaaataaaaaaaaaaaaacaacaaactgggATGGCCCATACAAGCCCAAGCCATCCAGTTGGGAAAGCAGGGAGATTTTTAATACATAGATTTTGTATCCTTCAACCttgacaaagtagtttatgagttCAGGTAGTTTTTTGGTAGATTccttgggatttcttttttttgggggggggggatttcttatctacaaaaaaaaaccaaaaaactttttGGTAACAGTGGTTCTCTAACTTGGATCCACATTATCACTAaagaagcttttgtttttgtttcagctTACAGCTTTTGAAACAAAGTCTCACTGTGTAAACCCAGCAGGCATTGAACTCCTAATTCCTGTAGCCTCATCCTCCCAATTACTGGGATTACAGAATTTATCACCATGCTCAGCTGAGATAACTTTTAAAGGCCCACGGTCAAAGTGGCATCCAGACCAATTAAGTCAGGATCTTTGATGGGtgagaattttgtttttgttttaacccTATGTGATTCTAACACAGGGCCAAGTTTGAGAATCACTGCTCtctaatatctctctctctcacacacacacactctctctctctctctttctctctctctctctctctctctcactcaatAAAGTTTAGGGAGATTTGCTTTGTGGTTGTTTCATTCCAGTGTCtttcacatatgaatatatatgaagtGGTccaaaggctggaggtgtgactcaagtggtggagtacctaaCAAgcataatgccctgagttcaaacaaaatacacaccacacacgcacagacacaaacatacacatccTAGAAGGTATCCAACACTGCTAACTTGAGAATCTAGAACAATCCACCCAGATTCATTCACAGAGCCCACTGACCCCAGCCTCCATTAGAGTAGAGTCAACAACCCACTACTTCTAGACAGGGAGTGGCTTAAGAGAAAGCCTTTTTCCTTAGGCCTGCTTTCAGACACAGGTACTAAGGTATGAAGGCCCTAGAGAGAGAGCAGGATTTACTTTTCCTTGCTACCTGGGTAGGAGGACTACAGATGAGAGCCACTTTCCACCAAGAACAGCATCAGCCTTGGTTGCAACAAAACCTACCTGGGTCTTGCCATGGTAACGAAGGCTCTTCCATCAGCATCTACTTCCGACCCCTCAAGGAAAGGGCTAAATTGGGTGTTAGTAGGTAGCACCTGTCATTCTAACTACACAAGAGCCTAGGATCTGAAGAATAATAGTTCAAGCCAGTTAGCAGAAATGTTTGCtacattccatttccaaaataaccagcaacacCAGCTGatggcttcacacctgtaatcctagttcttcaggaggctgagctctgaagatccaGATGTGGAGTGAGcccaggcaagtctgtgagacttttatctccaactaaccagcaaaatgctggactggaggtgtgattcaattggtaagagcactagctgtgagtgaaagagccaagcaACAGTTTGAGGCCCTTAGGTCAAGTGTTAGTACCACCACACatacaaaatagccagcaaaaaaaaaaggcgggggggaggACTGGAGGCCTGAAGTGACGTCTTCTGTTCTCTCATTCTCCCAATCCCTCCCTCCTGTGCCCACCTACAAGTTGCATAGCTcacctttcatcagtgtccagtgagctccactgctgagtttttttttaagcttttaccctcaagttctgtaccctcctGAGCACCCTACTAAAGCTCtgtaccctcccaaagatatacacATGAATGTCAtatataaagaagacagaataatcaaaaaatttaaaaattataaattataaattttttaaaaagaaaagagatctgttttcatatcttggagttcattttaattatatactttatataaatataaagaggcatgtaggcattgcatctttgtatttttcttcttggagTATCTTTTTCTGTC
This sequence is a window from Perognathus longimembris pacificus isolate PPM17 chromosome 17, ASM2315922v1, whole genome shotgun sequence. Protein-coding genes within it:
- the Akap1 gene encoding A-kinase anchor protein 1, mitochondrial, whose protein sequence is MAIHFRTLLPLALPGMLVILGWWWFFSRKKEQVSNSDKLAEASAVALKASPVIKERLPMEESSPGIVITPPSVPQSLEKEQSTAGVPSVEPSALLRMHMVCRRSESSSSLPNTIDTRLQPGTLRDDSAKVELSLMGDEVKPVPPEHPLPPTKDVPFPHEAVEVGKQESELGKASGNGWPSQSVVPAEKHGPGEKARETGRAEGTGDAVRGESVLEEGLLSQEYVPELESSKVLGLAPLGGGGEKGSGGLHQVGKPLQKEERVGKTLSNVESARPELAEEETQVTQVRDGQVCDGDVGKEETLDKNEQIEKAAFQIISQVILEATEEVLATTEGKTAGQAHQASTTKPQGQEEESRASVSQKTLLGQDATKPATATAGTANSPLDPSLALPGQPAEDLPPPKTYVSCLSSPLSSPTKEGKPKNSAHPISLAACPPPAAPLVESVDETSILGRDATCVTCMSNNSQSVPSTASPGQCSDSGLDDCCTENNSSSRDKTVSPPLPDSTGPFSNGVLKGELSDLGAEDGWTMDAEGDHSGGSDRNSMDSVDSGCGLKKSDRLQNAQADSNPKKVDLIIWEIEVPKHLVGRLIGKQGRYVSFLKQTSGAKIYISTLPYTQNIQICHIEGSQHHVDKALSLIGKKFKELNLTNIYAPPLPSLALPSLPITSWLLLPDGITVEVIVVNQVNAGHLFVQQHTHPTFHALRSLDQQMYLCYSQPGIPTLPTPVEISVICAAPGVDGAWWRAQVVASYEETNEVEIRYVDYGGYKRVKVDVLRQIRSDFVTLPFQGAEVLLDSVMPLSDDDYFSPEADAAMSEMTGNTALLAQVTSYSPTGLPLIQLWSVVGDEVVLINRSLVERGLAQWVDSYYASL